The Martelella sp. AD-3 genome includes a region encoding these proteins:
- a CDS encoding family 10 glycosylhydrolase yields MKPIDPIAAANLRTPDWYRTATRWTQLTLVENDPVKFDPDFWIDVFQRTRSNAVCLSAGGYIGFYPSKVPLHYVSKYLGDTDPFGRLVDGARSLGMHVMARVDPHAIHQDAADAHPEWIAVDKDGKPRRHWAFPDVWVTCAYGDYNNKFMPQVVKEITRDYDIDAIFANRWQGHGVCYCESCKTRFKGATGFDLPMTSDVNDPAWRAWSGWRRDVLTRMVIAWDNDVKAIRPHASFIPNMGGESLMEFDIGLIEKHCPFLVVDHQGRRGLEPIWLAGRNAKRMRATFRDRPVVLITSIGPEEEYRWKDSVTTGAEIESWIANGVTHGMLPWFTKFNGVVPDERWVAPVAAGFEKHEKLQAMLGATTPTAEIALIDPTTTLKNWARDERRQAETDDLGFYHALIEAKLPFEFLSDEAMTAESLDRFKLVILANASNLSDTQCALLRDYAARGGSLIAAHETAMRDESGNARDAFALGDVFGVKRTALARGPVKNSYIVLSGDHPLNQGYEGAGRIIGGTKLAEVEIVEGVQTPFVSIPDFPDLPMEEVYPREEPRGAAVVTRETDAGGRTVYIPWNIGGIFWQVLAADHQRLIENAVRWAMGGTPRVSVSGHSVLDIAVRESGDTLAVLLFNLTNPMMFKGPTRSIYPVGPHTVSIAIPEGQSVRDAQLLIAGKTAEYRTTGDTVEVDVPEIELLETVEVRWS; encoded by the coding sequence ATGAAGCCCATCGACCCGATCGCAGCCGCCAATCTCAGAACGCCGGACTGGTACAGGACCGCCACCCGCTGGACCCAGCTCACGCTGGTCGAGAACGATCCGGTCAAGTTCGATCCGGACTTCTGGATCGATGTGTTCCAACGCACCCGTTCCAACGCGGTCTGCCTTTCCGCCGGCGGCTATATCGGCTTTTACCCGTCCAAGGTTCCGCTGCATTATGTCAGCAAATATCTCGGCGACACCGATCCGTTCGGCCGCCTCGTCGACGGGGCGCGATCGCTCGGCATGCATGTCATGGCCCGGGTCGATCCGCACGCCATCCATCAGGATGCCGCCGATGCGCATCCCGAATGGATCGCCGTCGACAAGGACGGCAAACCCCGCCGCCACTGGGCCTTTCCCGATGTCTGGGTGACCTGCGCCTATGGCGATTACAACAATAAGTTCATGCCGCAGGTCGTGAAGGAAATCACCCGCGACTACGATATCGACGCGATCTTCGCCAATCGCTGGCAGGGCCATGGCGTTTGCTACTGCGAGAGCTGCAAGACCCGCTTCAAGGGCGCCACCGGCTTCGACCTGCCGATGACCAGCGACGTCAACGATCCCGCATGGCGGGCATGGTCGGGCTGGCGCCGCGACGTGCTGACCCGCATGGTCATCGCCTGGGACAATGACGTCAAGGCGATCCGCCCGCATGCGAGCTTCATTCCCAATATGGGCGGTGAATCGCTGATGGAATTCGATATCGGCCTGATCGAGAAGCATTGCCCCTTCCTGGTCGTCGACCATCAGGGCCGGCGCGGGCTGGAGCCGATCTGGCTTGCCGGCCGCAATGCCAAGCGGATGCGCGCCACCTTCCGCGACCGCCCCGTGGTGCTGATCACCTCGATCGGCCCCGAGGAGGAATATCGCTGGAAGGATTCCGTCACCACCGGGGCGGAAATCGAAAGCTGGATCGCCAACGGCGTCACCCACGGCATGCTGCCCTGGTTCACGAAATTCAACGGCGTGGTGCCGGACGAGCGCTGGGTCGCCCCGGTCGCCGCCGGTTTCGAAAAGCACGAGAAGCTCCAGGCGATGCTCGGGGCCACCACGCCGACCGCCGAAATCGCGCTCATCGACCCGACGACGACGCTGAAGAACTGGGCGCGCGACGAGCGCCGTCAGGCCGAAACCGATGATCTCGGCTTTTACCACGCGCTGATCGAGGCGAAACTGCCCTTCGAATTCCTCTCGGACGAGGCGATGACGGCGGAAAGCCTGGATCGCTTCAAGCTGGTCATTCTCGCCAACGCCTCCAATCTTTCCGATACCCAGTGCGCGCTTCTGCGCGACTACGCCGCGCGCGGCGGCAGCCTGATCGCCGCCCATGAAACGGCGATGCGCGATGAAAGCGGCAATGCGCGCGACGCATTCGCGCTTGGCGATGTTTTCGGCGTGAAGCGGACAGCGCTTGCGCGCGGGCCGGTCAAGAACAGCTACATCGTCCTTTCCGGCGATCACCCGCTCAATCAGGGCTATGAAGGCGCCGGCCGGATCATCGGCGGCACAAAGCTTGCTGAGGTCGAAATCGTTGAAGGCGTCCAGACGCCGTTTGTCAGCATTCCGGATTTCCCGGATCTGCCAATGGAGGAAGTCTACCCCCGGGAGGAGCCGCGCGGCGCTGCGGTCGTCACCCGCGAAACCGATGCTGGCGGCCGCACGGTCTATATCCCGTGGAATATCGGCGGCATCTTCTGGCAGGTGCTCGCCGCCGACCACCAGCGGCTGATCGAAAATGCCGTGCGCTGGGCAATGGGCGGCACGCCGCGCGTCAGCGTCTCCGGGCACTCGGTGCTGGATATCGCGGTGCGCGAGAGCGGCGATACGCTCGCCGTTCTGCTCTTCAACCTCACCAATCCGATGATGTTCAAGGGGCCGACGCGGTCGATCTATCCGGTCGGTCCGCACACGGTCTCGATCGCGATCCCCGAGGGCCAGTCCGTCCGGGATGCGCAGCTGCTGATCGCCGGCAAGACGGCCGAATACCGGACAACGGGCGACACGGTCGAGGTCGACGTTCCCGAAATCGAACTTCTGGAAACGGTCGAGGTCCGCTGGTCATGA
- a CDS encoding ABC transporter permease has protein sequence MLRYIIMRIIYMIPTLFGISIIAFVIIQLPPGDYVTSLIASMSDSGQAFDPTEIARLREIYGFDDPIYVQYYKWISGILLHGDFGQSFEWKRPVSELIWERMGATLAVSVASLLFVWAVSLPIGIYSAVKRHSLGDHVFTFFGFLGLAIPNFILALTLMYFSYKVMGQSVGGLFSPEYAHAPWSWGKLFDLLAHLWIPVVVIGTAGTASLIRILRANLTDELNKPYYVTARAKGLHPTKALLKYPVRIALNPFVSAIGWVLPNLISGVTITAIVLNLPTAGPLLLRALISQDMYLAGSFILLMGVLTLIGMLVSDLLLAMLDPRIRFDQ, from the coding sequence ATGCTGCGCTATATCATCATGCGGATCATATACATGATCCCGACCCTGTTCGGCATTTCCATCATCGCCTTTGTCATCATCCAGCTTCCGCCGGGCGACTATGTCACCTCGCTGATCGCCTCGATGAGCGACAGCGGCCAGGCCTTCGACCCGACGGAAATCGCGCGGTTGAGGGAAATCTATGGCTTCGACGACCCGATCTATGTCCAGTATTACAAGTGGATTTCCGGCATTCTGCTGCACGGTGATTTCGGACAGTCCTTCGAGTGGAAGCGGCCGGTCAGCGAACTGATCTGGGAGCGCATGGGCGCGACGCTTGCCGTCTCCGTCGCCTCGCTGCTGTTCGTCTGGGCGGTGTCGCTGCCGATCGGCATCTACTCGGCGGTCAAGCGCCATTCGCTCGGCGACCATGTCTTCACCTTCTTCGGCTTTCTTGGCCTTGCGATCCCGAATTTCATCCTGGCGCTGACGCTGATGTATTTCTCCTACAAGGTGATGGGCCAGAGCGTCGGCGGTCTGTTTTCGCCGGAATATGCCCATGCGCCGTGGTCATGGGGCAAGCTCTTCGACCTCTTGGCGCATCTGTGGATCCCGGTCGTCGTGATCGGCACGGCGGGCACCGCCTCGCTGATCCGGATATTGCGCGCCAACCTGACGGACGAGCTCAACAAGCCCTATTACGTCACCGCCCGCGCCAAGGGCCTGCATCCGACCAAGGCGCTGCTCAAATATCCGGTGCGCATCGCCCTCAATCCCTTCGTCTCGGCGATCGGCTGGGTGCTTCCGAACCTGATCTCCGGCGTGACCATCACCGCGATCGTCCTCAACCTGCCGACCGCCGGCCCGCTGCTCCTGCGCGCGCTGATCTCGCAGGACATGTATCTCGCCGGCTCCTTCATTCTCCTCATGGGCGTTCTCACCCTGATCGGCATGCTGGTATCCGACCTGCTGCTCGCCATGCTCGATCCCCGGATAAGGTTTGACCAATGA
- a CDS encoding ABC transporter permease produces MSDNIFQETALHQPTHDDALDRPAITPLKKGVTRESDAAAGQWTLIWHKFAKDKLAIFAGVVILCLYLIGIFAEFLAPNLAQAARPQYSYAPPQTISFFVKDENGDSKFLPHVKGYSVTIDQASLRRSFVVDDTKVVPIGFFVHGPKYKMWGLIPSDIHLIGPLKANDPFYLLGADKLGRDLFSRVIYGTRVSMSIGLIGVSISLMLGVIMGALSGYYGGWVDLLIQRLIEIISAMPTIPLWLGLAAAIPVSLAPLKVYFLITLIVSLLGWTSLAREVRGRFFALRGDDFVTAARLDGSNERRIIFRHILPSLTSHILAVVTLALPTMIVAETALSFLGVGLKPPVVSWGVLLQDAQNIRTISTAPWLLIWPAGAVVLAVLSFNFLGDGLRDAADPYDS; encoded by the coding sequence ATGAGCGACAATATCTTCCAGGAAACCGCGCTCCACCAGCCGACGCATGACGACGCGCTCGACCGTCCCGCAATCACGCCGCTGAAAAAGGGCGTCACCCGCGAGTCCGACGCGGCTGCCGGCCAGTGGACGTTGATCTGGCACAAATTCGCCAAGGACAAGCTCGCGATCTTCGCGGGGGTTGTCATCCTTTGTCTCTATCTGATTGGCATCTTTGCGGAATTTCTTGCGCCGAACCTCGCGCAGGCGGCCCGTCCGCAATATTCCTACGCCCCGCCCCAGACGATTTCCTTCTTCGTCAAGGACGAGAACGGCGACAGCAAGTTCCTGCCGCATGTGAAGGGCTACAGCGTCACCATCGACCAGGCCTCGCTGCGCCGTTCCTTCGTTGTCGACGATACCAAGGTCGTGCCGATCGGCTTTTTCGTGCATGGCCCGAAATACAAGATGTGGGGCCTCATTCCCTCCGACATCCACCTCATCGGTCCGCTGAAGGCGAACGATCCGTTCTACCTTCTCGGCGCCGACAAGCTCGGTCGCGACCTGTTCAGCCGGGTGATCTACGGAACACGCGTATCGATGTCGATCGGCCTGATCGGCGTCTCGATCAGCCTTATGCTTGGCGTCATCATGGGGGCGTTGTCCGGTTACTACGGCGGATGGGTTGACCTTTTGATCCAGCGCCTGATCGAGATTATTTCGGCGATGCCGACGATCCCGCTCTGGCTCGGCCTTGCCGCCGCCATTCCGGTCTCGCTCGCGCCGCTCAAGGTCTATTTCCTGATCACGCTGATCGTGTCGCTGCTCGGCTGGACATCGCTTGCCCGCGAGGTGCGCGGACGCTTCTTCGCGCTGCGTGGCGACGATTTCGTCACCGCCGCGAGGCTCGACGGTTCCAACGAGCGGCGGATCATCTTCCGCCACATCCTGCCGTCGCTGACGAGCCACATTCTCGCCGTCGTCACGCTGGCGCTGCCGACGATGATCGTCGCGGAAACGGCGCTGTCCTTCCTCGGCGTCGGGCTGAAGCCGCCGGTCGTCTCGTGGGGCGTGCTGCTGCAGGATGCGCAGAATATCCGCACCATCTCGACGGCGCCGTGGCTCTTGATCTGGCCGGCTGGCGCGGTCGTGCTCGCGGTGCTCTCCTTCAACTTCCTCGGCGACGGCCTGCGCGATGCCGCCGACCCTTACGATAGCTGA
- a CDS encoding ABC transporter ATP-binding protein, whose protein sequence is MMTPQTIVHDHAGFGDAVLQVKNLSIDFHLRQHILHAVRDVTFDLHRGKTLALVGESGSGKSVTARSLLKIVDRAARITSGTIVLDTDGKPVDIHALPDEGKEIRAIRGGRISLIFQEPMSSLSPVHTIGDQIIEALRLHRHMNKAEARAETINLLSQVEIPNPEAMIDRYTFEFSGGMRQRAMIAMSLACDPDILIADEPTTALDVTTQAEILDLIKRLQVERGMAMLLITHDLGVVAEVADEVAVMRFGVIVERGPVDEIFYNAKHPYTRQLLSSTVRLEKPRVADEAREAAKDDVVLSVRNLTKVFGAGAGKKGFILKAVDDVSFDLKRGENLGIVGESGSGKTTMGRLILRVLDPTSGSVIYRPGDGTETEVTTLDKQGLRNFHSQVRLVFQDPFASLNPRMTVRQVVADPLVVQGKLSGREIEQKVGDLLELVGLDRSAMERYPHAFSGGQRQRIGIARALALDPKVIIADEATSALDVSIRAQILDLLLDLQKRLDLSYIFIAHDISVVRYFCDRVAVMHRGRLVELGSAEQICTAPEEDYTRSLISAVPNPDPRNKRMLHRTRFTA, encoded by the coding sequence ATGATGACACCCCAGACCATCGTTCACGATCATGCAGGCTTCGGCGACGCGGTGCTGCAGGTGAAGAACCTGTCGATTGATTTTCACCTGCGCCAGCACATCCTGCATGCCGTCCGTGACGTGACCTTCGATCTGCACCGCGGCAAGACGCTCGCACTCGTCGGCGAGAGCGGCTCCGGCAAGTCGGTGACGGCGCGCTCGCTCCTGAAGATCGTCGACAGGGCCGCAAGGATTACCAGCGGCACGATCGTGCTCGATACCGATGGCAAGCCTGTCGATATCCACGCGCTGCCGGATGAGGGCAAGGAGATCCGCGCCATCCGCGGCGGCCGGATCTCGCTGATCTTCCAGGAGCCGATGAGTTCGCTTTCGCCGGTCCACACCATCGGCGACCAGATCATCGAGGCGCTCAGGCTGCACCGCCACATGAACAAGGCGGAGGCCCGGGCGGAGACGATCAACCTGTTGTCGCAGGTGGAAATCCCGAACCCGGAGGCGATGATCGACCGTTACACCTTCGAGTTCTCCGGCGGCATGCGCCAGCGCGCGATGATCGCCATGTCGCTCGCCTGCGACCCTGATATCCTGATCGCCGACGAGCCGACGACGGCGCTCGACGTCACCACCCAGGCCGAAATCCTGGACCTGATCAAGCGGTTGCAGGTGGAACGCGGCATGGCCATGCTGCTGATCACCCACGATCTCGGCGTTGTCGCCGAAGTGGCCGACGAGGTGGCGGTGATGCGCTTCGGCGTGATCGTCGAGCGTGGCCCGGTGGACGAGATCTTCTATAACGCGAAGCATCCCTATACCCGCCAGCTTCTGTCATCGACCGTGCGTCTGGAAAAGCCGCGCGTGGCGGACGAAGCCCGAGAGGCTGCGAAGGACGATGTCGTGCTGTCGGTGCGCAATCTCACCAAGGTGTTCGGCGCTGGCGCCGGCAAGAAGGGGTTTATCCTGAAGGCCGTGGACGATGTTTCCTTCGACCTGAAGCGCGGGGAGAACCTCGGTATCGTCGGGGAAAGCGGCTCGGGCAAGACCACGATGGGCCGGCTCATTCTCCGCGTTCTCGATCCGACTTCCGGATCGGTCATCTACCGCCCCGGCGATGGCACCGAGACCGAGGTAACGACGCTCGACAAGCAGGGGCTGCGCAACTTCCATAGCCAGGTCCGGCTCGTCTTTCAGGACCCGTTCGCCTCGCTCAATCCGCGCATGACGGTCCGGCAGGTGGTTGCCGACCCGCTCGTCGTGCAGGGCAAGCTGTCGGGCCGGGAGATCGAGCAGAAGGTCGGCGACCTGCTCGAACTCGTCGGCCTCGACCGTTCCGCCATGGAGCGCTATCCGCATGCGTTTTCGGGTGGTCAGCGGCAGCGCATCGGCATTGCCCGGGCGCTGGCGCTCGACCCGAAGGTGATCATCGCCGATGAGGCGACGTCCGCGCTCGACGTCTCGATCCGGGCGCAGATCCTCGATCTTCTGCTCGACCTGCAGAAGCGCCTCGACCTCTCCTACATCTTCATCGCCCACGACATTTCGGTGGTCCGCTATTTCTGCGATCGGGTGGCGGTGATGCACCGGGGCAGGCTGGTGGAACTCGGCAGCGCCGAGCAGATCTGCACCGCGCCGGAGGAAGACTACACCCGCAGCCTGATTTCCGCCGTGCCCAACCCGGACCCGCGCAACAAGCGCATGCTGCACCGAACCAGATTTACCGCCTGA
- the hyi gene encoding hydroxypyruvate isomerase — MPKFAANLSFLYADLPFLDRIAAAARDGFPAVEYVAPYDFPEEEVAAALKAANVKQALFNLPAGDWAGGERGIGCLPDRVEEFKAGVDTAISYAKALGCPKINCLAGIAPEGVASETLEQTLVENLKYAAPRLADAGVKLLLEPINLRDIPGFFVSTTDHAERILEAVGSDNLFIQYDIYHTQIMQGDLAETYRRLKAKIAHVQLADNPGRHEPGTGEINYPYLFNMLDAEGYDGFIGCEYKPSAGTTEGLGWMKPWL, encoded by the coding sequence ATGCCGAAATTTGCCGCCAATCTTTCGTTTCTCTACGCCGACCTGCCATTCCTCGACCGCATCGCCGCGGCCGCTCGTGACGGGTTTCCGGCCGTCGAATATGTCGCCCCCTATGACTTCCCGGAGGAAGAGGTTGCCGCCGCGCTGAAGGCCGCCAACGTCAAACAGGCGCTGTTCAACCTGCCGGCCGGCGACTGGGCCGGTGGCGAGCGCGGCATCGGCTGCCTGCCGGACCGGGTGGAGGAGTTCAAGGCGGGCGTGGACACGGCGATTTCCTACGCCAAGGCGCTCGGCTGCCCCAAGATCAACTGCCTTGCCGGCATCGCGCCGGAGGGCGTGGCTTCCGAGACGCTCGAGCAGACGCTGGTCGAGAACCTGAAATACGCCGCGCCGCGTCTCGCCGATGCCGGCGTCAAGCTGCTGCTTGAGCCGATCAACCTGCGTGACATTCCGGGCTTCTTCGTTTCGACCACGGATCATGCCGAGCGCATTCTGGAGGCGGTTGGCTCCGACAACCTGTTCATCCAGTACGACATCTACCACACCCAGATCATGCAGGGCGACCTTGCGGAAACCTACCGGCGGCTCAAGGCAAAGATCGCCCATGTGCAGCTCGCCGACAATCCCGGCCGCCATGAGCCGGGCACGGGCGAAATCAATTATCCCTATCTTTTCAATATGCTGGACGCGGAAGGCTATGACGGCTTCATCGGCTGCGAATACAAGCCTTCGGCCGGCACAACCGAGGGCCTCGGCTGGATGAAGCCCTGGCTTTAA
- a CDS encoding 2-hydroxy-3-oxopropionate reductase: MKIGFIGLGLMGRPMAAHLIDAGHDLFVNRVKPVSEFLVEKGATACDTPKAVAEAAEIIITIVPDTPAVEAVLFGENGVADGLSEGKMVIDMSSISPVETKAFAEKIAAKGCGYLDAPVSGGEVGAKNAALTIMVGGSDADFERGKPLFEAMGKTITHVGPVGDGQTAKVANQIIVGLTIEAVAEGLLFAKKAGADPAKVREALMGGFAGSTIMKVHGERMIERTFDPGFRIRLHRKDMALAVNAARDIGLALPNAAATEQLMNAAIARGDGDKDHSALIRTLEALAGL, translated from the coding sequence ATGAAAATCGGATTTATCGGCCTCGGCCTCATGGGCCGTCCCATGGCGGCGCACCTGATCGATGCCGGCCACGACCTGTTCGTCAACCGGGTCAAGCCGGTCTCGGAGTTCCTCGTCGAAAAGGGCGCCACCGCCTGCGACACGCCGAAGGCGGTCGCGGAAGCCGCCGAGATCATCATCACCATCGTGCCGGACACGCCGGCTGTCGAGGCGGTTCTGTTCGGCGAGAACGGCGTGGCTGACGGTCTTTCCGAGGGCAAGATGGTCATCGACATGAGCTCGATCTCGCCTGTGGAGACCAAGGCTTTCGCCGAAAAGATCGCGGCAAAGGGCTGTGGCTATCTCGATGCGCCGGTCTCCGGCGGCGAGGTCGGAGCCAAGAACGCGGCGTTGACGATCATGGTCGGCGGCTCGGATGCCGATTTCGAGCGCGGCAAGCCGCTGTTTGAGGCAATGGGCAAGACCATCACCCATGTCGGCCCGGTCGGCGACGGCCAGACCGCCAAGGTCGCCAACCAGATCATCGTCGGCCTGACGATCGAGGCGGTGGCGGAAGGCCTGCTGTTTGCGAAGAAGGCAGGGGCCGATCCGGCGAAGGTGCGCGAGGCGCTGATGGGCGGCTTCGCCGGTTCGACGATCATGAAGGTCCATGGCGAGCGGATGATCGAGCGCACCTTCGATCCCGGCTTTCGTATTCGCCTGCACCGCAAGGACATGGCGCTCGCGGTCAACGCCGCCCGGGATATCGGCCTCGCGCTTCCGAACGCCGCCGCGACAGAGCAGTTGATGAACGCCGCGATTGCCCGCGGCGACGGCGACAAGGACCATTCGGCGCTGATCCGGACGCTGGAGGCGCTGGCGGGGTTGTGA
- a CDS encoding beta-galactosidase, translated as MTKIPMQTPFGAVYFRKSNPPREDWERDYGVAAEDGLNVFRHWFMWSAIERRPGFYDWEEYDRQMDLAAENGIKTIIAELTHTVPDWAYRKFAHARQMRADGSELPAIMGVSAATGGFAPNGGGAGSLTMNCPEVKEAAGAFLTALATRYKGHPGLLGYDVWNECNYAPSVDYNPHTKAAFRVWLQEKYGDLDTLAKAWYRYSYAEWDDIEPPRQIAPYPECLDWLDFKRENYYGQMQFRIDTIRAVDSDCLIAAHGVAGAIPDMAARGSDDWLAASKVEVYGYTFVHARKGNQSWRSFYAADLNRAAARGKPFWHAERQGGPLWMQPQVVGRDRQDGRVAEPEDIRVWSLTSFAGGARGMLNLRYRPLLDGPLFGAFGSYGMDGSRTPRSDMASTIAKWTNAPEQKPLLAAKPVKGEIGILVAPEAQAWDYLLSREGNYETYREAMWGAYRGFFDNGIQADWVHIEDIDAYDALYFPYPIMLTSENAAKLAEWVKAGGMLVSEACPGYFGDRGKVGTVQPNNGLDAVFGVREDEVEFMPDIGDRIRFTLDGVSTTGGGFLQSYTVTKGRELARFDDGRIAIVENAFGKGRTLLVGTHPSVGYYRDQSEAGKRYFARCFAFSGKTRHTLCTNPALQIRLHESDSGRYLWVINATRRHQTATLSDGDGRALSSAEVFWGSDEASLRDGRLAVPPRDALIVRLA; from the coding sequence ATGACGAAAATACCGATGCAGACGCCGTTCGGGGCGGTCTATTTCCGCAAGTCGAATCCGCCGCGCGAGGACTGGGAGCGCGACTACGGCGTCGCCGCCGAGGATGGGCTGAATGTGTTCCGCCACTGGTTCATGTGGAGCGCGATCGAGCGCCGGCCCGGCTTCTACGACTGGGAAGAATATGACCGCCAGATGGACCTCGCCGCCGAAAATGGCATCAAGACCATCATTGCCGAACTGACCCACACGGTGCCGGACTGGGCCTATCGCAAGTTCGCCCATGCCCGGCAGATGCGCGCCGATGGCAGCGAGCTTCCGGCGATCATGGGCGTTTCTGCGGCGACCGGCGGCTTCGCGCCGAACGGCGGCGGCGCCGGTTCGCTGACGATGAACTGCCCGGAGGTGAAGGAAGCCGCCGGTGCCTTCCTGACGGCGCTTGCGACCCGCTACAAGGGTCATCCGGGGTTGCTCGGCTACGATGTCTGGAACGAGTGCAACTACGCGCCCTCCGTTGACTACAATCCGCACACCAAGGCCGCCTTCCGCGTCTGGCTCCAGGAAAAATATGGCGATCTCGATACGCTGGCGAAGGCCTGGTATCGCTACTCCTATGCCGAATGGGACGATATCGAGCCGCCGCGCCAGATCGCGCCCTATCCGGAATGCCTCGACTGGCTCGATTTCAAGCGCGAGAATTACTATGGCCAGATGCAATTCCGCATCGATACGATCCGCGCCGTCGACAGCGATTGCCTGATCGCTGCCCATGGCGTGGCGGGAGCCATTCCCGATATGGCCGCGCGCGGGTCGGATGACTGGCTCGCCGCCTCCAAGGTCGAGGTCTACGGCTATACCTTCGTCCATGCGCGCAAGGGCAACCAGTCCTGGCGCAGCTTCTATGCCGCCGACCTCAACCGCGCCGCCGCCCGCGGCAAGCCGTTCTGGCATGCCGAGCGGCAGGGCGGGCCGCTGTGGATGCAGCCGCAGGTCGTCGGGCGCGACAGGCAAGATGGCCGCGTCGCCGAGCCCGAGGATATCCGGGTGTGGTCGCTGACGTCGTTTGCCGGCGGCGCGCGCGGCATGCTGAACCTGCGCTACCGGCCTTTGCTCGACGGTCCGCTGTTCGGGGCCTTCGGTTCCTATGGCATGGATGGTTCGCGCACGCCGCGCTCCGACATGGCCTCGACGATCGCGAAATGGACCAATGCGCCGGAGCAGAAACCGCTTCTGGCGGCAAAGCCGGTGAAGGGCGAGATCGGCATCCTGGTCGCCCCGGAGGCGCAGGCCTGGGATTACCTCCTGAGCCGTGAGGGCAATTACGAGACCTACAGGGAGGCCATGTGGGGCGCTTATCGCGGTTTCTTCGACAATGGCATCCAGGCCGACTGGGTGCATATCGAGGATATCGACGCCTATGACGCGCTCTACTTCCCCTACCCCATCATGCTGACAAGCGAGAATGCCGCAAAACTGGCCGAATGGGTGAAGGCCGGGGGCATGCTGGTGTCGGAAGCCTGCCCGGGCTATTTCGGCGATCGCGGCAAGGTCGGCACGGTGCAGCCGAATAACGGGCTCGACGCCGTCTTCGGCGTCCGCGAGGACGAGGTCGAGTTCATGCCGGATATCGGCGACCGCATCCGCTTCACGCTCGATGGCGTTTCGACCACCGGCGGCGGCTTCCTGCAGTCCTACACCGTGACGAAGGGCCGCGAACTGGCGCGGTTTGATGACGGCCGGATCGCGATCGTCGAGAACGCGTTCGGCAAGGGCCGCACGTTGCTCGTCGGCACCCATCCCTCGGTCGGCTATTACCGCGACCAGTCGGAGGCGGGGAAACGCTATTTCGCGCGCTGCTTCGCCTTCTCCGGCAAGACGCGGCATACGCTGTGCACCAATCCGGCCCTGCAGATACGCCTTCATGAGAGTGATTCCGGGCGCTATCTGTGGGTCATCAACGCCACGCGCCGGCATCAGACGGCGACGCTTTCCGATGGCGACGGCCGGGCCTTGAGCAGCGCAGAGGTATTCTGGGGCAGCGACGAAGCCTCGTTGAGAGACGGCAGGCTCGCCGTGCCACCGCGCGACGCGCTGATCGTTCGGCTTGCATAG
- a CDS encoding LysR family transcriptional regulator, translating to MAIYRLSDFDAVLAVSRRGSFRAAALDLGMSTSALSNAIAKLEEQLGVRLFNRTTRSVSLTDAGRKFVDQMSPALRDMHQALDTARSQQETPTGVLRINTFATAGREILSPLILEFMRRFPQVRIDLVTEGNLVDIVADGFDFGVRSEPLVPTDMIAIPLGPPRRHAVVGAPAYFENRAPPQKPSDLRAHDCIRTRLPNGAMLRWQFEAEGRPVHVDVDGPITMDEASLARLAVLEAVGIGFFMESDVREDIEAGRLVRVLVKWTPPLSPLCLYYPSRRNPPAAFKVFVDLARELARSARGR from the coding sequence ATGGCGATCTACAGGCTGAGTGATTTCGACGCTGTTCTCGCGGTCAGCCGCAGGGGCTCGTTTCGCGCCGCAGCCCTTGATCTCGGCATGTCGACGAGCGCGCTCAGCAACGCGATTGCAAAGCTGGAAGAGCAACTGGGCGTGCGCCTGTTCAACCGCACGACGCGCAGCGTTTCGCTGACGGATGCCGGACGGAAGTTCGTCGATCAGATGAGCCCGGCGCTCCGGGACATGCACCAGGCGCTCGATACGGCGCGCTCGCAACAGGAGACGCCGACGGGCGTGTTGCGCATCAACACATTCGCGACCGCCGGGCGCGAGATCCTCTCACCGCTGATCCTGGAGTTCATGCGCCGGTTTCCGCAAGTCCGGATCGATCTTGTGACCGAGGGCAATCTTGTCGACATCGTCGCCGACGGTTTCGATTTCGGGGTGCGCAGCGAGCCGCTGGTGCCCACCGACATGATCGCGATTCCCTTGGGACCGCCGCGACGCCACGCGGTTGTCGGTGCGCCGGCCTATTTTGAAAACCGCGCGCCGCCGCAGAAGCCATCGGACCTGAGGGCGCATGATTGCATCCGCACCCGTCTGCCGAACGGCGCGATGCTGCGCTGGCAGTTCGAAGCCGAAGGGCGGCCGGTACATGTGGATGTGGACGGGCCGATCACCATGGATGAGGCGAGCCTTGCGCGCCTGGCGGTGCTGGAGGCGGTCGGCATCGGTTTCTTCATGGAATCGGATGTGCGCGAAGATATCGAGGCCGGCCGGCTGGTGCGGGTGCTCGTCAAGTGGACGCCGCCACTTTCGCCGCTCTGCCTCTATTATCCGAGCCGGCGAAACCCGCCGGCGGCCTTCAAGGTGTTCGTCGATCTCGCGCGCGAACTGGCGCGTTCGGCGCGCGGCCGCTGA